The following nucleotide sequence is from Pseudonocardia sp. C8.
CGACCGGAAGATCACCGCCCTGCGTGCCCACGTGAGCCAGACCGCGCACATGACCGAGCTCGAGGACATGATGGCCCGCTGGGCCGGGTCCGGGGCGAAGCGGGCCGGCTTCCCCCGCGGCCGTCTCGTCGAGTCGTTCCGGGTGCTGGACACCCGCTGACCCCGCCGCTTTGCGACAGGCGCGACGAGGAGTAGAGTTAGTCGTACCGAACTCCGGTGTTCGGGTTGCGATCACATCGCGTCGACGAGGAGGTGGTCACCGTGTTCCGCGCCGCCCCGCCGCAGCAGCCGGCGTCGGTCCGCACGGTCGTGCTGGCCTGCCTGCTCATGGTGCTCCTCGCCGGGGCCACCATCGTCTCGGTGTCCACCGCCCCGGCCGCCGTCACGGTGCTGCTCGCCGCGGCCGCGCTCGCGGTCCGCCCGCTGATCGTGCTGCACCACCGCCGGGCCGCCGCGACGCGGGTCGCGGTCACCCGCCGCTGATCCATCTACCTCCGCCGGCCACCGGGCTACCGTGACTCCATGCCGAGCGCGGCCCAGGAGGACCGGAACCGTCGCATGCTGCGCGCCCGCGACGCGATGGACCGCTCCTACGCCGAGCCGCTGGACATCGCGCGCCTGGCCCGCATCGCCTACGTGTCGGAGGCGCACTTCATCCGGACCTTCAAGGCGACCTTCGGCGAGACACCGCACCGCTACCTGCAACGGCGGCGCATCGAACGCGCGATGATGCTGCTCCGCGAGACGAACCGGCCGATCACCGACATCGCGTTCGGCGTCGGGTTCGGCAGCGTGGGGACGTTCAGCCGCACGTTCGGCGACATCGTCGGGGAGTCGCCGACGGCGTACCGGCGCGGTGCGGCGACGTTGCGGGTACCCTCGTGCTTCGCGCGGGCGTGGCTGAGACCGAGCAGTTTCGGAGAAGCGCCCGCCGTCCGGCGGTCCTAGCGTGACGACCATGCTCAACGCGATCTCCATCACCCAGGTCACGGTCCTGGACCAGGACGAGGCACTCGACTTCTACGTCGGCAAGCTCGGGTTCGAGGTGAGCGCCGATGTCGACATGGGGTTCATGCGGTGGCTGACGGTGTCGCTGCCGAGCGATCCCGACCGGCACCTGCTGCTCGAGGTGCCGAAGCCGCCGGCGATCAGCGAGGAGACCGCGGCACAGGTCCGCGACCTGATGACGAAGGGCGCGCTCGGGCTCGCCTGCATCCTGACGACCGACGACTGCCGGAAGACGTTCGAGGAGCTCACCGCCAAGGGGGTCGAGTTCAGCGAGGAACCCACCGAGCAGCCGTACGGCGTCGACTGCGCGCTGCGCGACCCGTTCGGCAATCACATCCGCATCACGCAGCCGGCCCGCGGCCCGGTCGAGGTCACCGAGGCCGACAAGCAGCGCTGGGAGGCCGGCGCGCGGCAGAACCGCTGAGGCTCACCCGCCGCCGAGCCGCCCGGCCAGCTCCGCCCGGGACCGGACGCCGACCTTGGCGTAGGTCCTGGTCAGGTGGTACTGCACGGTCTTGACCGACACCTGCAGCTCCGCGGCGATCTCCCGGTTGGTCCGGCCGCGGACCACCAGGTCGGCCACGGCCCGCTCCTGCGGGGTCAGCTCGCGCACCGCCCGGTCGCCGCGGGCGCCCGCGTGCACGCCGCCGGCCTTGAGCTCCCGGTCGCAGCGGCGGACGTACACCGTGGCCCCGAGCCCGGCGAACATCTCCCGGGCCGCGGACAGCACCGCATCCGCGTCGCGGCGCTTCCCGGCCCGGCGCAGGGTCTGCCCGAACGCGAACCGCACCCGGGCCCGGTCGTAGCGGTGCGGCAGCCGGTCGGCGACCCGCAGCGCCTGCTCGAACGCCGCCCGGGCGGCGTCGTGCTCGCCCCGGGCGCCGAGCAGCCGGCCCCGCGCGTAGCCGAGCCGGGCGATCGTGGACCGGTGGCCGCGGTCGGCGGCCCGCCGCTCGTGCGGGACGAGGAACTCCTCCGCCGCGTCCAGCTCACCGGTCATGACCAGCGCGTTCGCGAACACGTCCTGCCACGGCCACCAGCCGGGCTCTGCGGTGGCGCCCCCGGCGGTCCGCAACGGCTCCAGCGCGCGCAGCACCGCCGGGTAGTCGGCCCGGGCCTCGGCCAAGTGGGCCCGGGCGAGCATCGCCGGGACCCGCGCGATCTCGTACTCGGAGGCGCCCGCCTCGGCGGCGAGCGCCGCCCGTTCGGCGCGTTCCGGCTCGTCCCGCAGCCCGTGCACCTGCGCGATCGTCCATTCCAGCAGCGGCGCCGCCAGCGCGATCCCGGTCCGCGCCGCCAGCTCCCGGCCCTGCTCGGCGGCCCGCAGCGCGCCGTCCCAGTCCCCGGTGTGGAAGCGGGTCCGGGCGAGCCAGCCCAGCGCCCACAGCGAGATCCGGGACGAGCCGCCGAGCACGGTCGTCGGGACGGCGCTCTCCAGGTCGGTGCGGGCCCGGTCGAGGTCGTCCTGCACGAAGTGCAGCCAGCCGCGGCCCATCGTGACCCGCTGGGCCTGCGCCCCGTGCCACACCCGTTCGGACGCGGCGGCGTAGGCCGCCCGGGCCTGCTCCGGGTGCCCGGCGGCGGACAGCCCGAGCCCCCGGATCGCCGCAGCCTCGACGGCGGGCGGAGTGTCCGGGCCCGCCAGCGCGATCGTCCGGTCCGCCCAGGTCACGAGCTCGTCCCCGCGGCCACGGGCCAGCGCGTGCAGGACGCAGCGCTGCGCGACGAGCGCGGCCGCGGGCCGGTCGGTCTCCCCGGCCCCGGCCTGCTCCCACGCCCGGCCGAGCCGGGCGG
It contains:
- a CDS encoding helix-turn-helix domain-containing protein — translated: MPSAAQEDRNRRMLRARDAMDRSYAEPLDIARLARIAYVSEAHFIRTFKATFGETPHRYLQRRRIERAMMLLRETNRPITDIAFGVGFGSVGTFSRTFGDIVGESPTAYRRGAATLRVPSCFARAWLRPSSFGEAPAVRRS
- a CDS encoding VOC family protein, which translates into the protein MLNAISITQVTVLDQDEALDFYVGKLGFEVSADVDMGFMRWLTVSLPSDPDRHLLLEVPKPPAISEETAAQVRDLMTKGALGLACILTTDDCRKTFEELTAKGVEFSEEPTEQPYGVDCALRDPFGNHIRITQPARGPVEVTEADKQRWEAGARQNR
- a CDS encoding LuxR C-terminal-related transcriptional regulator codes for the protein MGDPDAVDPTGWAPAVLAGRADEAARLRGLLAGTGTRSALVTGPRGIGVSALVAAVAAGHDGPVRSARGARWEAHRSGGVLAQLVPGAAVPGGDAFAAAGAVAAACSRDARTLLVVDDAHAADPWSLQVLSTLVHHHPERALTVLLAARPADGEPGTADLLRAVAGTEIVLRPLDARAVAALAAARGVPLGAAAAERLARHTAGRPRHVLALLATLPADAWPDPHARLPAPPEVAASVRHRRAGLSEPARALLDVVAVLDRPGEPDEIAAVTGGDPAGVLAALAEAARAGLVAPAGSRWGPAAAPADPMVRAAVLDELGPDVVAGLRRRAGEVVDDPTRRLALLAGAVAGRDDVLADELEARAAEEAAAGAWSTVAALLAEASRLTADRARREERLVRAVDAMIGAGECRAAEALVPVVEATRETPLRGAVLGYLAVVLGQAGEASARLGRAWEQAGAGETDRPAAALVAQRCVLHALARGRGDELVTWADRTIALAGPDTPPAVEAAAIRGLGLSAAGHPEQARAAYAAASERVWHGAQAQRVTMGRGWLHFVQDDLDRARTDLESAVPTTVLGGSSRISLWALGWLARTRFHTGDWDGALRAAEQGRELAARTGIALAAPLLEWTIAQVHGLRDEPERAERAALAAEAGASEYEIARVPAMLARAHLAEARADYPAVLRALEPLRTAGGATAEPGWWPWQDVFANALVMTGELDAAEEFLVPHERRAADRGHRSTIARLGYARGRLLGARGEHDAARAAFEQALRVADRLPHRYDRARVRFAFGQTLRRAGKRRDADAVLSAAREMFAGLGATVYVRRCDRELKAGGVHAGARGDRAVRELTPQERAVADLVVRGRTNREIAAELQVSVKTVQYHLTRTYAKVGVRSRAELAGRLGGG